One region of Streptomyces davaonensis JCM 4913 genomic DNA includes:
- a CDS encoding acetylornithine transaminase translates to MSNRELTARWQGALMNNYGTPQLALVRGEGTQLWDADGKRYLDFVGGIAVNALGHAHPAIVEAVSRQIASLGHVSNLFVAEPPVALAERLLQHFGRDGKVYFCNSGAEANEGAFKIGRLTGRGHIVATQGGFHGRTMGALALTGQPAKQTPFLPLPGDVTHVPYGDAQALAAAVTEDTAIVVIEPIQGENGVVVPPPGYLKAARAITAATGSLLVLDEVQTGVGRTGHWFEYQAHEGVLPDVVTLAKGLGGGLPLGATVAFGRAAELLQPGQHGTTFGGNPVACAAGLAVLDTIANDGLLENVKRQSEKLRDGIESLGHALVSHVRGAGLLLGIVLTEPLAPRVQQAAQDAGFLVNAPAPDVVRLMPPLNLGDDEVDAFLRALPGVLDAVQGEDG, encoded by the coding sequence GTGAGCAACCGGGAGCTGACCGCCCGCTGGCAGGGCGCGCTCATGAACAACTACGGCACTCCCCAGCTGGCCCTGGTGCGCGGTGAGGGCACACAGCTGTGGGACGCCGACGGCAAGCGGTACCTCGACTTCGTCGGCGGGATCGCGGTCAACGCGCTCGGCCACGCCCACCCCGCGATCGTCGAGGCGGTGAGCCGGCAGATCGCCTCGCTGGGCCACGTCTCCAACCTGTTCGTCGCCGAACCGCCGGTCGCCCTCGCCGAACGGCTGCTCCAGCACTTCGGCCGGGACGGCAAGGTCTACTTCTGCAACTCGGGGGCCGAGGCCAACGAGGGTGCCTTCAAGATCGGGCGGCTGACCGGGCGCGGCCACATCGTCGCCACCCAGGGCGGCTTCCACGGCCGCACCATGGGCGCCCTCGCGCTGACCGGGCAGCCCGCCAAGCAGACGCCGTTCCTGCCGCTGCCCGGCGATGTCACCCACGTCCCCTACGGCGATGCGCAGGCCCTCGCGGCGGCGGTCACCGAGGACACGGCGATCGTCGTGATCGAGCCGATCCAGGGCGAGAACGGCGTGGTCGTGCCGCCCCCCGGCTATCTCAAGGCCGCGCGGGCGATCACCGCGGCGACCGGTTCGCTGCTCGTCCTGGACGAGGTGCAGACCGGCGTCGGGCGGACCGGGCACTGGTTCGAGTACCAGGCCCACGAGGGTGTGCTGCCCGATGTGGTCACTCTGGCCAAGGGCCTCGGCGGCGGGCTTCCGCTGGGCGCGACGGTCGCCTTCGGGCGCGCCGCGGAGCTGCTCCAGCCGGGGCAGCACGGGACGACCTTCGGCGGCAACCCCGTCGCGTGCGCTGCCGGACTCGCCGTGCTGGACACCATCGCGAACGACGGGTTGCTGGAGAACGTCAAGCGGCAGAGCGAGAAGTTGCGGGACGGAATCGAGTCACTCGGGCATGCGCTGGTCTCGCATGTCCGGGGCGCGGGGCTGCTGCTGGGTATCGTGCTCACCGAGCCGCTCGCACCCAGGGTGCAGCAGGCGGCTCAGGACGCCGGTTTCCTGGTGAATGCGCCCGCCCCCGATGTCGTACGGCTGATGCCGCCGCTGAATCTCGGCGACGACGAGGTGGACGCGTTCCTCCGGGCGCTGCCCGGCGTTCTCGATGCGGTCCAAGGGGAGGACGGATGA
- a CDS encoding arginine repressor, which produces MSQAQDHEHGGVGPAVPQTRTARHRRIVDILNRQPVRSQSQLAKLLADDGLTVTQATLSRDLDELNAVKIRNTDGDLIYAVPSEGGFRTPRAPLGGSAKEERMRRLSQELLISAEASANLVVLRTPPGAAQFLASAIDQAELHDILGTIAGDDTLLLISREPAGGQALAEHLLRLAQNGH; this is translated from the coding sequence ATGAGTCAGGCGCAGGACCACGAGCACGGAGGCGTCGGGCCCGCCGTGCCGCAGACCCGGACCGCCCGCCACCGCCGGATCGTCGACATCCTCAACCGGCAGCCGGTGCGGTCGCAGAGTCAGCTGGCGAAACTGCTGGCGGACGACGGGCTGACGGTGACGCAGGCGACGCTGTCCCGGGATCTCGACGAGCTGAACGCGGTGAAGATCCGCAACACCGACGGTGACTTGATCTACGCGGTGCCCAGTGAAGGGGGTTTCCGGACTCCCCGGGCGCCGTTGGGCGGGTCGGCGAAGGAAGAGCGGATGCGGCGCCTGTCCCAGGAGCTGCTGATCTCCGCGGAGGCCTCGGCGAACCTCGTGGTCCTGCGGACCCCTCCGGGGGCGGCGCAGTTCCTGGCGTCGGCGATCGACCAGGCGGAACTGCACGACATCCTGGGCACGATCGCGGGCGACGACACGCTGCTGCTGATCAGCCGTGAGCCGGCTGGGGGTCAGGCACTGGCGGAACATCTGCTGCGGCTGGCTCAGAACGGCCACTGA
- a CDS encoding FAD:protein FMN transferase, with translation MGTVFSFDVRGGDPEAVRAALTEAVTGLHRVDEVFSTYREDSEISRLARGELTVEECDPDVAAVLALGEEASRVSDGWFSTSYEGRLDPTGIVKGWAIERAARLLAATAGVTGVSVNGGGDVQLLGVPGTERPWRVGIADPLRPGGLAAVISAAGTTELAVATSGTAERGAHIVDPRTGHSAVTDLVAVTVVAPTITWADCWATAAFAMGSREGLRWLEALPGVEALLITAGDEVRCTGGLAARLG, from the coding sequence ATGGGGACCGTCTTCTCCTTCGACGTCCGCGGCGGGGATCCGGAGGCGGTACGGGCGGCGCTGACCGAGGCGGTGACCGGGCTGCATCGGGTCGACGAGGTGTTCAGCACCTACCGGGAGGACAGCGAGATCTCGCGGCTGGCGCGCGGGGAGCTGACCGTCGAGGAGTGCGACCCCGATGTGGCGGCGGTGCTGGCCCTCGGCGAGGAGGCTTCCCGGGTCAGCGACGGGTGGTTCTCGACCTCCTACGAGGGGCGCCTGGACCCCACGGGCATCGTGAAGGGCTGGGCGATCGAACGGGCGGCCCGACTGCTGGCGGCGACGGCCGGCGTGACCGGCGTGAGCGTCAACGGCGGCGGCGATGTGCAGCTACTGGGTGTGCCGGGTACCGAGCGACCGTGGCGGGTGGGCATCGCGGATCCGCTGCGTCCCGGTGGGCTGGCGGCGGTGATCTCGGCGGCGGGCACGACGGAGTTGGCGGTGGCCACGTCCGGGACGGCGGAACGGGGGGCACACATCGTCGACCCCCGCACCGGCCACTCGGCAGTGACGGACCTGGTCGCGGTGACGGTGGTGGCCCCCACGATCACCTGGGCTGACTGCTGGGCAACGGCAGCGTTCGCCATGGGGTCGCGGGAGGGCCTGCGCTGGCTGGAGGCGCTGCCGGGTGTGGAGGCCCTGCTGATCACGGCGGGCGACGAGGTCCGCTGCACTGGTGGGCTGGCCGCACGCCTGGGCTGA
- a CDS encoding ferredoxin reductase family protein, with the protein MTTTLAGGRAARRQTMRRIRPRRSPAVPLVIALWAGAAAVLWLWWDNTPSLADNTAKILAAGRITGLLAGYLMALVVLQMARVPALERRVGSDRVARWHAMSGRYTICLVIAHVFLTMWAYALQAGKTLGDIVQQTMDSINTLPDMGKAAIGTGLLFLIAFLSIGGVRRRVPYDTWYHVHLLTYAAVYLTFWHQITTGNEFAVEPSAKTFWYGLYGVVTALVVWYRILTPIRLNLRHRMYVEAVIEETPGVVSVLIGGRKLHRMGAEAGQFFRWRFLAPGMRFSSHPYSLSAAPRPDMLRITVKAIGDHSERLRELEPGTKVWAEGPYGALTAQRRSRGKVLLVAGGVGITPMRALFETLPGASGDITLLYRANSTQDLALWDELSAIAEERGARLMYAVNSPDGERPDISAERLQQKLPDIDKHDVFMCGPPGFAQSVYEALRGAGVPARRIHHESFEM; encoded by the coding sequence GTGACCACCACGCTCGCAGGCGGGCGCGCCGCCCGCCGCCAGACGATGCGCCGCATCCGTCCGCGCCGCTCCCCGGCCGTCCCGTTGGTGATCGCCCTGTGGGCCGGGGCCGCGGCGGTGCTGTGGCTGTGGTGGGACAACACACCGTCGCTCGCGGACAACACCGCGAAGATCCTGGCCGCGGGCCGGATCACCGGTCTGCTCGCCGGGTACCTGATGGCGCTCGTGGTGCTCCAGATGGCCCGGGTGCCGGCGCTGGAGCGGCGAGTCGGATCGGACCGTGTCGCCCGCTGGCACGCGATGAGCGGCCGGTACACGATCTGCCTGGTCATCGCGCACGTCTTCCTCACCATGTGGGCGTACGCGCTCCAGGCGGGCAAGACACTCGGCGACATCGTCCAGCAGACGATGGACTCCATCAACACGCTCCCGGACATGGGCAAGGCTGCCATCGGCACCGGGCTGCTGTTCCTGATCGCCTTCCTCTCCATCGGCGGGGTCCGCCGCCGGGTGCCGTACGACACCTGGTACCACGTCCACCTGCTGACGTACGCGGCCGTGTACCTGACCTTCTGGCACCAGATCACCACCGGCAACGAATTCGCCGTCGAGCCCTCCGCCAAGACCTTCTGGTACGGGCTCTACGGCGTCGTCACCGCGTTGGTCGTCTGGTACCGGATCCTCACCCCCATCCGCCTCAACCTCCGGCACCGGATGTATGTCGAGGCGGTCATCGAGGAGACGCCGGGTGTGGTGTCGGTCCTGATCGGCGGGCGCAAGCTGCACCGGATGGGCGCGGAGGCGGGGCAGTTCTTCCGGTGGCGGTTCCTGGCGCCGGGCATGCGGTTCAGTTCCCACCCGTACTCGCTCTCGGCGGCGCCCCGCCCGGACATGCTGCGGATCACCGTCAAGGCGATCGGCGACCACAGCGAGCGGCTGCGCGAGCTGGAGCCCGGGACCAAAGTGTGGGCGGAGGGCCCGTACGGCGCGCTCACCGCGCAGCGGCGCAGCCGGGGCAAGGTGCTGCTGGTGGCGGGCGGCGTCGGGATCACGCCGATGCGCGCGCTGTTCGAGACACTGCCCGGCGCCTCCGGTGACATCACTCTCCTCTACCGCGCCAACAGCACGCAGGATCTGGCGCTGTGGGACGAGCTGTCCGCCATCGCCGAGGAGCGGGGCGCGCGGCTGATGTACGCGGTCAACAGCCCCGACGGGGAACGGCCCGACATCTCGGCGGAGCGGCTTCAGCAGAAGCTGCCGGACATCGACAAGCACGACGTCTTCATGTGCGGGCCGCCCGGCTTCGCGCAGTCCGTGTACGAAGCACTGCGCGGCGCGGGAGTGCCCGCCCGCCGCATCCATCACGAGTCGTTCGAGATGTGA
- a CDS encoding L,D-transpeptidase family protein: MRPGVVALASASLLLLGAAPPGESPLPARMADTGGGSQLITAVAARTGATQGTVTWWNLRNGRWAKAGTAKARFGANGLVEGAARQQGTSTTPTGLYDLPYAFGIKAAPRGTAYKYRPVHQDSWWCQDNDSRSYNRWTEPRAADCRAAESERLITYTAQYTHALVIGFNYAEPVRGRGAGIFLHVNGSGATAGCVSVPAADMRRILRWADPARKPHIAIGTTDGPTAVTRY; encoded by the coding sequence ATGCGCCCCGGTGTCGTCGCTCTTGCCTCCGCCTCCCTGCTCCTGCTCGGTGCCGCGCCGCCCGGCGAGTCACCGCTTCCGGCACGGATGGCGGACACCGGCGGCGGCAGTCAGCTGATCACCGCCGTCGCCGCCCGGACCGGCGCCACCCAGGGCACGGTCACCTGGTGGAACCTGCGCAACGGCCGCTGGGCGAAGGCCGGTACCGCGAAGGCCCGGTTCGGGGCGAACGGCCTCGTCGAGGGCGCCGCGCGACAGCAGGGCACCAGCACCACACCCACAGGGCTCTACGACCTGCCGTACGCCTTCGGCATCAAGGCGGCGCCGCGCGGGACGGCGTACAAGTACCGTCCGGTGCATCAGGATTCGTGGTGGTGCCAGGACAACGACTCGCGCTCGTACAACCGTTGGACCGAGCCGCGCGCGGCGGACTGCCGGGCCGCCGAGTCGGAGCGGCTGATCACCTACACCGCCCAGTACACGCACGCGCTCGTCATCGGCTTCAACTATGCCGAGCCGGTGCGCGGCCGGGGCGCCGGGATCTTCCTGCACGTCAACGGATCCGGGGCGACGGCCGGTTGTGTGTCGGTGCCCGCCGCCGACATGCGGCGGATCCTGCGGTGGGCCGATCCCGCCCGAAAGCCGCACATCGCCATCGGAACCACGGACGGTCCAACAGCCGTCACGCGGTACTGA
- the argH gene encoding argininosuccinate lyase — protein sequence MSSNSGDVRLWGARFADGPAEALARLSASVHFDWRLAPYDIAGSRAHARVLHKAGLLTDDELNRMIAGLEQLAVDVADGTFVGTIADEDVHTALERGLLERLGPDLGGKLRAGRSRNDQVATLFRMYLRDQARNIAGLIADLQDALVGLAEAHPDVAMPGRTHLQHAQPVLFAHHVLAHAQALSRDAERLRQWDERTAVSPYGSGALAGSSLGLDPEAVAEDLGFEHGSVANSIDGTASRDFVAEFAFITAMIGINVSRIAEEIIIWNTKEFSFVTLHDAFSTGSSIMPQKKNPDIAELARGKSGRLIGNLTGLMATLKALPLAYNRDLQEDKEPVFDSCDQLDVLLPAFTGMIATLTVHRDRMEELAPAGFSLATDIAEWLVKQGVPFRVAHEVAGACVKVAESENKELDDLTDAQFAAISEHLTPEVRTVLNVPGALASRNGRGGTAPSAVAIQLAEVKADVAAQHEWATAKKQ from the coding sequence GTGAGCAGCAACAGCGGTGACGTCCGGCTCTGGGGCGCACGTTTCGCGGACGGCCCCGCCGAGGCACTGGCCAGGCTGTCCGCGTCGGTCCACTTCGACTGGCGGCTCGCGCCGTACGACATCGCCGGTTCGCGTGCCCACGCGCGCGTGCTGCACAAGGCGGGCCTGCTCACGGACGACGAGCTGAACCGGATGATCGCGGGCCTGGAGCAGCTGGCCGTGGACGTCGCCGACGGCACCTTCGTCGGCACGATCGCCGACGAGGACGTGCACACCGCCCTGGAGCGCGGCCTGCTGGAGCGCCTCGGCCCCGACCTCGGCGGCAAGCTGCGCGCCGGACGCTCCCGCAACGACCAGGTGGCGACCCTCTTCCGGATGTACCTGCGGGACCAGGCCCGCAACATCGCCGGTCTGATCGCCGACCTCCAGGACGCCCTGGTCGGCCTGGCCGAGGCCCACCCGGACGTGGCGATGCCCGGCCGCACCCACCTCCAGCACGCCCAGCCCGTGCTCTTCGCCCACCATGTCCTCGCCCATGCGCAGGCCCTGTCCCGGGACGCGGAGCGGCTGCGCCAGTGGGACGAGCGGACGGCGGTCTCCCCGTACGGCTCCGGCGCCCTGGCCGGCTCCTCCCTCGGTCTGGACCCGGAGGCGGTGGCCGAGGATCTCGGCTTCGAGCACGGCTCGGTCGCCAACTCCATCGACGGCACGGCCTCGCGTGACTTCGTCGCCGAGTTCGCCTTCATCACCGCGATGATCGGGATCAACGTCTCCCGGATCGCCGAGGAGATCATCATCTGGAACACGAAGGAGTTCTCCTTCGTGACCCTCCATGACGCGTTCTCCACGGGTTCGTCGATCATGCCGCAGAAGAAGAACCCGGACATCGCGGAGCTGGCGCGCGGCAAGAGCGGCCGCCTGATCGGCAACCTGACGGGCCTCATGGCCACGCTCAAGGCGCTCCCGCTGGCGTACAACCGTGACCTCCAGGAGGACAAGGAGCCGGTCTTCGACTCCTGCGACCAGCTGGACGTCCTGCTCCCCGCCTTCACCGGCATGATCGCCACCCTCACCGTCCACCGCGACCGCATGGAGGAACTGGCCCCGGCCGGCTTCTCCCTGGCCACCGACATCGCCGAGTGGCTGGTCAAGCAGGGCGTCCCGTTCCGCGTGGCCCACGAGGTCGCCGGGGCCTGCGTGAAGGTCGCGGAGTCCGAGAACAAGGAACTGGACGACCTGACGGACGCCCAGTTCGCGGCGATCTCCGAGCACCTGACCCCGGAGGTCCGCACGGTCCTGAACGTTCCGGGCGCCCTGGCCTCCAGGAACGGACGGGGCGGCACGGCCCCGAGCGCGGTGGCGATCCAGCTCGCAGAGGTCAAGGCGGACGTGGCCGCTCAGCACGAATGGGCGACCGCCAAGAAGCAGTAG
- a CDS encoding aldo/keto reductase: MPFARLANATTPTCHIGLGLAAVGRPGYINLGRDEDLGESRSVDALRDRTHELLDAAYAQGVRYFDVARSYGRSEEFLADWLNARPDIDDVVIGSKWGYTYTAGWTADAETHEVKDHGLATYERQRAETDALLGDRLDLYQIHSVTPDSPALTDKDLHARLAEAAAQGLTVGFSTSGPAQADAIRAALAVTVDGEPLFRTVQSTYNVLETSAAPALAEAHDAGLTVIVKEGMANGRLAEPYAPDALKAVAAQAELGTDAVALALVLRQPWAGVVLSGAATVVQLASNLHAPVVDLDEDQLARLAALTEEPGAYWERRGQLPWH; the protein is encoded by the coding sequence ATGCCCTTCGCCCGACTGGCCAACGCGACCACCCCCACCTGCCACATCGGCCTGGGCCTCGCCGCCGTCGGCCGCCCCGGTTACATCAACCTGGGCCGGGACGAGGACCTCGGGGAGTCCCGGAGCGTCGACGCCCTGCGTGACCGTACGCACGAACTCCTGGACGCGGCCTACGCCCAGGGCGTCCGCTACTTCGACGTGGCCCGCTCCTACGGCCGCTCCGAGGAGTTCCTCGCCGACTGGCTGAACGCCCGCCCGGACATCGACGACGTGGTCATCGGCAGCAAGTGGGGCTACACCTACACCGCCGGCTGGACGGCGGACGCCGAGACGCACGAGGTCAAGGACCACGGCCTGGCCACGTACGAGCGGCAGCGCGCCGAGACCGACGCCCTGCTCGGCGACCGGCTCGACCTCTACCAGATCCACTCGGTGACCCCGGACAGCCCCGCCCTCACCGACAAGGACCTGCACGCCAGGCTGGCCGAGGCCGCCGCCCAGGGCCTCACCGTCGGCTTCTCCACCAGCGGCCCCGCCCAGGCCGACGCGATCCGCGCCGCCCTCGCGGTGACGGTCGACGGCGAGCCTCTCTTCCGTACCGTCCAGTCGACCTACAACGTCCTGGAGACCTCCGCCGCACCGGCCCTCGCCGAGGCTCATGACGCCGGGCTCACCGTGATCGTCAAGGAGGGCATGGCCAACGGCAGGCTCGCCGAGCCGTACGCCCCCGACGCGCTGAAGGCCGTGGCCGCGCAGGCGGAACTGGGCACCGACGCCGTGGCCCTCGCCCTCGTCCTGCGCCAGCCCTGGGCCGGAGTCGTCCTCTCCGGCGCCGCCACCGTCGTCCAGCTCGCGTCCAACCTGCACGCGCCCGTGGTGGACCTCGACGAGGACCAGCTGGCCAGGCTGGCGGCGCTGACGGAGGAGCCGGGCGCGTACTGGGAGCGGCGCGGCCAGTTGCCCTGGCACTGA